A genomic region of Pseudomonas migulae contains the following coding sequences:
- a CDS encoding malic enzyme-like NAD(P)-binding protein, which translates to MSDLKTAALEYHAHPRPGKLSVELTKATATARDLSLAYSPGVAEPVREIARDPELAYKYTGKGNLVAVISDGTAILGLGNLGPLASKPVMEGKGVLFKRFAGIDVFDIEVDSESPQAFIDTVKRISITFGGINLEDIKAPECFEIERALIEQCDIPVFHDDQHGTAIVTAAGMINALEIAGKTLADAKIVCLGAGAAAISCMKLLVSMGANIENIFMVDRTGVIHSGRDDLNQYKAVFAHATDKRTLADALAGADVFVGLSGPNLLSAEGLKSMAANPIVFACSNPDPEISPELAHATRDDVIMATGRSDYPNQVNNVLGFPFIFRGALDVRAKRINEEMKVAAANALRELAKLPVPQEVCDAYGGIKLEFGREYIIPKPMDARLITVISDAVAKAAIETGVATLPYPKNYPLKSVDDVFNG; encoded by the coding sequence ATGTCTGATTTGAAAACTGCCGCTCTCGAATATCACGCCCATCCTCGTCCAGGTAAGCTGAGTGTCGAGCTCACCAAGGCCACCGCTACCGCCCGCGACCTGTCGCTGGCCTACAGCCCCGGCGTAGCCGAACCAGTACGCGAAATCGCTCGCGATCCTGAGCTGGCCTACAAATACACCGGCAAAGGCAACCTGGTTGCAGTCATTTCCGATGGCACCGCGATTCTGGGCCTGGGCAACCTCGGTCCTTTGGCTTCCAAGCCAGTGATGGAAGGTAAAGGCGTGCTGTTCAAGCGCTTCGCCGGCATCGACGTGTTCGACATCGAAGTCGATTCCGAAAGCCCGCAAGCCTTCATCGACACCGTCAAGCGCATTTCCATCACCTTCGGTGGCATCAACCTGGAAGACATCAAGGCACCTGAGTGCTTTGAGATCGAGCGCGCTCTGATCGAGCAGTGCGACATTCCGGTGTTCCACGATGACCAGCACGGCACCGCGATCGTTACCGCGGCCGGCATGATCAACGCCCTGGAAATCGCTGGCAAAACCCTCGCTGACGCAAAGATCGTCTGCCTGGGCGCCGGTGCCGCCGCCATCTCCTGCATGAAGTTGCTGGTGAGCATGGGCGCCAACATCGAAAACATCTTCATGGTTGACCGTACCGGCGTGATCCACTCCGGCCGTGACGACCTGAACCAGTACAAGGCTGTCTTCGCTCACGCGACCGACAAGCGCACCCTGGCCGACGCCCTGGCCGGCGCTGACGTGTTCGTTGGCCTGTCCGGCCCGAACCTGCTGAGCGCTGAAGGCCTGAAATCCATGGCGGCCAACCCGATCGTGTTCGCGTGCTCGAACCCGGATCCGGAAATCTCCCCGGAACTGGCTCACGCTACCCGTGACGACGTGATCATGGCGACCGGCCGTTCGGACTACCCGAACCAGGTCAACAACGTACTGGGCTTCCCGTTCATCTTCCGTGGTGCCCTGGACGTTCGCGCCAAGCGCATCAACGAAGAAATGAAAGTGGCAGCCGCCAACGCCCTGCGTGAATTGGCCAAGCTGCCAGTGCCTCAGGAAGTGTGCGACGCCTACGGCGGCATCAAGCTGGAATTCGGTCGTGAGTACATCATCCCGAAACCAATGGATGCCCGCCTGATCACCGTGATCTCCGATGCTGTGGCTAAAGCTGCCATCGAGACCGGTGTGGCCACCCTGCCGTATCCGAAGAACTACCCGCTGAAAAGCGTGGATGACGTGTTCAACGGCTAA